One stretch of Chiroxiphia lanceolata isolate bChiLan1 chromosome 1, bChiLan1.pri, whole genome shotgun sequence DNA includes these proteins:
- the RPRD1A gene encoding regulation of nuclear pre-mRNA domain-containing protein 1A isoform X2 produces the protein MSAFSEAALERKLSELSNSQQSVQTLSLWLIHHRKHSALIVSVWERELRKAKPNRKLTFLYLANDVIQNSKRKGPEFTKDFAPVIVEAFKHVSSESDESCKKHLGRVLSIWEERSVYENDVLEQLRQALYGDRKGRKRTYEQIKVDENNCSPRSSPTDPPQTTDLIRALQELENAASGDAAVHQRIASLPIEVQDVSLLDRITDKESGEQLSKMVDDACMLLADYNGRLAAEIDDRKQLTRMLSDFLRCQKEFLAEKEHKLELLLQVVNMDLSSNDVTIH, from the exons ATGTCGGCGTTCTCGGAGGCGGCGCTGGAGCGGAAGCTGTCGGAGCTGAGCAACTCGCAGCAGAGTGTGCAGACCCTGAGCCTGTGGCTCATCCACCACCGCAAGCACTCGGCGCTCATCGTCAGCGTGTGGGAGCGGGAGCTGCGCAAAG cAAAACCAAATAGGAAGCTGACATTCCTGTACTTGGCCAATGATGTCAtacagaacagcaaaagaaaaggaccAGAATTTACAAAAGACTTTGCTCCAGTAATAGTGGAGGCTTTTAAGCATGTTTCAAG TGAGTCTGATGAGAGTTGTAAGAAACACCTTGGCCGAGTGCTGTCTATCTGGGAAGAAAGGTCTGTTTATGAAAATGATGTATTAGAACAACTTAGGCAAGCTTTAT acGGAGACAGAAAGGGGAGGAAGCGCACGTATGAACAGATAAAAGTTGATGAAAATAACTGTTCACCTAGAAGTTCTCCCACTGACCCTCCTCAG ACCACAGATCTCATTAGAGCATTACAAGAACTAGAAAATGCTGCCTCTGGGGATGCAGCAGTTCATCAGAGAATAGCCTCGCTGCCTATAGAGGTCCAAGATGTGTCCCTGTTAGACAGAATAACAG ATAAGGAATCTGGAGAGCAACTTTCCAAAATGGTAGATGATGCATGTATGTTGCTGGCGGATTACAATGGCAGGTTGGCAGCTGAAATAGATGATAGAAAACAGCTGACTCGAATGTTATCAGACTTTCTCCGATGTCAAAAAGAATTCCTTGCAGAGAAAGAACATAAGCTGGAA CTTCTGTTGCAGGTGGTGAACATGGACCTATCTTCTAATGATGTCACCATCCATTAG
- the RPRD1A gene encoding regulation of nuclear pre-mRNA domain-containing protein 1A isoform X3: MSAFSEAALERKLSELSNSQQSVQTLSLWLIHHRKHSALIVSVWERELRKAKPNRKLTFLYLANDVIQNSKRKGPEFTKDFAPVIVEAFKHVSSESDESCKKHLGRVLSIWEERSVYENDVLEQLRQALYGDRKGRKRTYEQIKVDENNCSPRSSPTDPPQTTDLIRALQELENAASGDAAVHQRIASLPIEVQDVSLLDRITDKESGEQLSKMVDDACMLLADYNGRLAAEIDDRKQLTRMLSDFLRCQKEFLAEKEHKLEVVLAAIGRRGE, translated from the exons ATGTCGGCGTTCTCGGAGGCGGCGCTGGAGCGGAAGCTGTCGGAGCTGAGCAACTCGCAGCAGAGTGTGCAGACCCTGAGCCTGTGGCTCATCCACCACCGCAAGCACTCGGCGCTCATCGTCAGCGTGTGGGAGCGGGAGCTGCGCAAAG cAAAACCAAATAGGAAGCTGACATTCCTGTACTTGGCCAATGATGTCAtacagaacagcaaaagaaaaggaccAGAATTTACAAAAGACTTTGCTCCAGTAATAGTGGAGGCTTTTAAGCATGTTTCAAG TGAGTCTGATGAGAGTTGTAAGAAACACCTTGGCCGAGTGCTGTCTATCTGGGAAGAAAGGTCTGTTTATGAAAATGATGTATTAGAACAACTTAGGCAAGCTTTAT acGGAGACAGAAAGGGGAGGAAGCGCACGTATGAACAGATAAAAGTTGATGAAAATAACTGTTCACCTAGAAGTTCTCCCACTGACCCTCCTCAG ACCACAGATCTCATTAGAGCATTACAAGAACTAGAAAATGCTGCCTCTGGGGATGCAGCAGTTCATCAGAGAATAGCCTCGCTGCCTATAGAGGTCCAAGATGTGTCCCTGTTAGACAGAATAACAG ATAAGGAATCTGGAGAGCAACTTTCCAAAATGGTAGATGATGCATGTATGTTGCTGGCGGATTACAATGGCAGGTTGGCAGCTGAAATAGATGATAGAAAACAGCTGACTCGAATGTTATCAGACTTTCTCCGATGTCAAAAAGAATTCCTTGCAGAGAAAGAACATAAGCTGGAA